In the genome of Bradyrhizobium arachidis, one region contains:
- a CDS encoding esterase/lipase family protein encodes MAPGRDAPPETDRLRPPALGLLLAEARGLFELNASLLLSPVLMRAPRGDGHPVLALPGFLASDLSMVPMRRYLSELGYEAHAWRMGRNLGGLERMRESLRARLAEIHAATGRKVSLVGWSLGGVYARDLALWAPDKVRYVITLGSPFANDVRATNATRLYEALSGDRVEDFAEARAAIAGDLPVPATSIYSRADGVVNWRTCLLRPSDRAENIEVHLASHIGLGVNPAALWAVADRLAQPEGEFWPFDRAGPFAIAYAPPERAVSA; translated from the coding sequence GTGGCGCCCGGGCGGGACGCGCCGCCGGAGACGGACCGGCTTCGTCCGCCGGCACTCGGCCTGCTGCTCGCCGAAGCCCGCGGGCTGTTCGAATTGAATGCGAGCCTGTTGCTGTCGCCCGTGCTGATGCGCGCGCCCAGGGGCGACGGCCATCCGGTGCTGGCGTTGCCGGGCTTTCTCGCCAGCGATCTCTCGATGGTACCGATGCGGCGCTATCTCAGCGAGCTCGGCTATGAGGCACATGCTTGGCGGATGGGCCGCAACCTCGGCGGTCTCGAACGGATGCGGGAGTCGCTGCGCGCCCGCCTGGCCGAGATCCATGCTGCGACGGGGCGCAAGGTCAGCCTGGTCGGATGGAGCCTCGGCGGCGTCTATGCCCGCGATCTCGCGCTCTGGGCGCCCGACAAGGTCCGCTACGTGATCACGCTCGGCAGCCCGTTTGCCAACGACGTACGCGCGACCAACGCCACGCGGCTCTACGAGGCGCTGTCCGGCGATCGGGTCGAGGATTTTGCCGAAGCGCGCGCGGCCATCGCGGGCGATCTGCCGGTGCCGGCGACGTCGATCTATTCGCGTGCCGACGGCGTCGTGAACTGGCGGACCTGCCTGCTCCGCCCCTCAGACCGCGCCGAGAACATCGAAGTCCACCTGGCGAGCCACATCGGGCTCGGGGTGAACCCCGCCGCGCTGTGGGCCGTGGCGGACCGGCTGGCGCAACCGGAGGGAGAGTTCTGGCCATTTGACCGGGCAGGGCCCTTTGCCATTGCATATGCCCCGCCGGAGCGGGCAGTATCGGCCTGA
- a CDS encoding DUF6489 family protein, translating into MKVNIEIDCTPLEARQFFGLPDVAPMQTAVMDKLQQQVLSNIEKISPESLVQSWFTFDPKIAERFQDMFVAMAGLGGPRSGDKKK; encoded by the coding sequence ATGAAGGTTAACATCGAAATCGACTGCACCCCCCTTGAGGCCCGCCAGTTCTTCGGATTGCCCGACGTGGCGCCGATGCAAACGGCGGTGATGGACAAGCTGCAGCAGCAGGTCCTGAGCAACATCGAGAAGATCTCGCCGGAATCGCTGGTGCAGAGCTGGTTCACCTTCGATCCAAAGATCGCCGAGCGGTTTCAGGACATGTTCGTCGCGATGGCCGGCCTCGGCGGCCCGCGCAGCGGCGACAAGAAGAAATAG